One genomic window of Denticeps clupeoides chromosome 14, fDenClu1.1, whole genome shotgun sequence includes the following:
- the angel2 gene encoding protein angel homolog 2 isoform X1 has protein sequence MPRPQGRQDALSGAADQPMFARHVTSVGSSFLPAWRSFYRPRHHLLTLAPPCPPTCSRHQLAGWTPRAAPGQFASGLAPWSPRFSSGAMNSDREPPPKRRKSSENQRRAPRDSSAHSSPARSPRRSSSSPEDAGRSSEIRREWEDLSHRYGHTLPAFDFSVMSYNILSQQLLRDNAYLYQHCRGGVLDWRHRFPNIIRELEQHSPDIMCLQEVQEDHYQDQIKPALESLGYHCEYKRRTGKKPDGCAVVFRRDRFTLVSCHPVEYYRRGVPLMDRDNVGLVALLEPVAPPGAAAARVCVANTHLLYNPRRGDIKLAQLGVLLAEVGRVARLADGSTCPVVLCGDFNSVPGSPLYSFIRERRLDYGGMAIGKVSGQEDSPRGQRLLNVPIWPPSLGVSQQCQYEERPSETNESESDVPAKAATHGPQIEHGLNLASVYSHYLKDGRKKEITTCHSKTAITVDYIFYSPAAGDVSVQSGRGAACDRGLLLLARLALVDEAVLQAANGLPTEHNSSDHLPLVARFRLQR, from the exons ATGCCTCGACCGCAGGGCAGGCAGGATGCGCTCAGCGGAGCCGCCGA CCAACCCATGTTCGCCCGTCACGTGACCTCGGTGGGCTCCAGCTTCCTGCCCGCCTGGAGGAGCTTCTACAGGCCGAGGCATCACCTACTGACCCTCGCGCCGCCGTGTCCCCCGACCTGCTCCAGGCACCAGCTCGCGGGGTGGACGCCACGCGCGGCCCCGGGACAGTTCGCCAGCGGCCTCGCCCCATGGTCGCCGCGCTTCTCGAGCGGAGCCATGAACTCGGATAGAGAGCCTCCCCCCAAACGGAGGAAGAGCTCGGAAAACCAGCGGCGCGCGCCCAGGGACTCGAGCGCCCACAGTTCACCCGCTCGCTCTCCCAGAAGGTCCTCGTCGAGTCCCGAGGATGCGGGACGCTCGTCAG AGATACGGCGGGAGTGGGAGGACCTATCGCACCGCTACGGCCACACCTTGCCCGCGTTCGACTTCTCGGTGATGTCCTACAACATCCTCTCTCAGCAGCTGCTCCGCGACAACGCCTACCTGTACCAACACTGCCGCGGCGGCGTCCTCGACTGGCGCCACAGGTTCCCCAACATCATCAGAGAGCTGGAGCAGCACAGCCCAGAC ATAATGTGTCTGCAAGAGGTGCAAGAGGACCACTATCAAGATCAGATCAAACCCGCGCTGGAATCTTTAG GCTACCACTGTGAGTACAAGAGGAGGACGGGTAAGAAGCCGGATGGCTGCGCCGTGGTGTTCAGACGCGACCGCTTCACCCTCGTGTCCTGCCACCCTGTGGAGTACTACCGGCGCGGCGTCCCCCTGATGGACCGGGACAACGTGGGCCTGGTGGCGCTGCTGGAGCCCGTCGCGCCGCCGGGTGCGGCCGCCGCCAGGGTGTGCGTGGCCAACACCCACCTCCTGTACAACCCGCGCCGAGGGGACATCAAACTGGCCCAGCTGGGCGTGCTGCTGGCGGAGGTGGGCCGCGTGGCGCGCCTCGCCGACGGGAGCACCTGCCCCGTGGTGCTCTGCGGGGATTTCAACTCCGTGCCGGGGTCTCCCCTCTACAGCTTCATCCGGGAGCGCAGGCTGGACTACGGGGGCATGGCCATCGGCAAG gtgTCCGGACAGGAGGACAGTCCCAGGGGCCAGCGGCTTCTCAACGTCCCCATCTGGCCTCCGAGCCTGGGCGTCAGCCAGCAGTGCCAGTATGAGGAGCGCCCGTCAG AGACAAATGAGAGTGAGAGTGATGTGCCAGCCAAGGCAGCTACACATGG GCCTCAGATTGAGCACGGCTTGAATCTCGCCTCCGTTTACTCGCATTACCTGAAAGACGGACGGAAAAAAGAGATCACCACCTGTCACTCAAAAACGGCCATCACCGTGGACTACATCTTCTACTCTCCGGCTGCGGGAGACGTCTCCGTACAGTCAG GGCGGGGCGCGGCGTGCGACCGAGGCCTgctcctgctggccaggctGGCGCTGGTGGACGAGGCGGTCCTCCAGGCGGCCAACGGGCTGCCCACCGAGCACAACTCCTCCGACCACCTGCCCCTGGTGGCGCGGTTCAGACTGCAGCGCTGA
- the angel2 gene encoding protein angel homolog 2 isoform X2, whose amino-acid sequence MFARHVTSVGSSFLPAWRSFYRPRHHLLTLAPPCPPTCSRHQLAGWTPRAAPGQFASGLAPWSPRFSSGAMNSDREPPPKRRKSSENQRRAPRDSSAHSSPARSPRRSSSSPEDAGRSSEIRREWEDLSHRYGHTLPAFDFSVMSYNILSQQLLRDNAYLYQHCRGGVLDWRHRFPNIIRELEQHSPDIMCLQEVQEDHYQDQIKPALESLGYHCEYKRRTGKKPDGCAVVFRRDRFTLVSCHPVEYYRRGVPLMDRDNVGLVALLEPVAPPGAAAARVCVANTHLLYNPRRGDIKLAQLGVLLAEVGRVARLADGSTCPVVLCGDFNSVPGSPLYSFIRERRLDYGGMAIGKVSGQEDSPRGQRLLNVPIWPPSLGVSQQCQYEERPSETNESESDVPAKAATHGPQIEHGLNLASVYSHYLKDGRKKEITTCHSKTAITVDYIFYSPAAGDVSVQSGRGAACDRGLLLLARLALVDEAVLQAANGLPTEHNSSDHLPLVARFRLQR is encoded by the exons ATGTTCGCCCGTCACGTGACCTCGGTGGGCTCCAGCTTCCTGCCCGCCTGGAGGAGCTTCTACAGGCCGAGGCATCACCTACTGACCCTCGCGCCGCCGTGTCCCCCGACCTGCTCCAGGCACCAGCTCGCGGGGTGGACGCCACGCGCGGCCCCGGGACAGTTCGCCAGCGGCCTCGCCCCATGGTCGCCGCGCTTCTCGAGCGGAGCCATGAACTCGGATAGAGAGCCTCCCCCCAAACGGAGGAAGAGCTCGGAAAACCAGCGGCGCGCGCCCAGGGACTCGAGCGCCCACAGTTCACCCGCTCGCTCTCCCAGAAGGTCCTCGTCGAGTCCCGAGGATGCGGGACGCTCGTCAG AGATACGGCGGGAGTGGGAGGACCTATCGCACCGCTACGGCCACACCTTGCCCGCGTTCGACTTCTCGGTGATGTCCTACAACATCCTCTCTCAGCAGCTGCTCCGCGACAACGCCTACCTGTACCAACACTGCCGCGGCGGCGTCCTCGACTGGCGCCACAGGTTCCCCAACATCATCAGAGAGCTGGAGCAGCACAGCCCAGAC ATAATGTGTCTGCAAGAGGTGCAAGAGGACCACTATCAAGATCAGATCAAACCCGCGCTGGAATCTTTAG GCTACCACTGTGAGTACAAGAGGAGGACGGGTAAGAAGCCGGATGGCTGCGCCGTGGTGTTCAGACGCGACCGCTTCACCCTCGTGTCCTGCCACCCTGTGGAGTACTACCGGCGCGGCGTCCCCCTGATGGACCGGGACAACGTGGGCCTGGTGGCGCTGCTGGAGCCCGTCGCGCCGCCGGGTGCGGCCGCCGCCAGGGTGTGCGTGGCCAACACCCACCTCCTGTACAACCCGCGCCGAGGGGACATCAAACTGGCCCAGCTGGGCGTGCTGCTGGCGGAGGTGGGCCGCGTGGCGCGCCTCGCCGACGGGAGCACCTGCCCCGTGGTGCTCTGCGGGGATTTCAACTCCGTGCCGGGGTCTCCCCTCTACAGCTTCATCCGGGAGCGCAGGCTGGACTACGGGGGCATGGCCATCGGCAAG gtgTCCGGACAGGAGGACAGTCCCAGGGGCCAGCGGCTTCTCAACGTCCCCATCTGGCCTCCGAGCCTGGGCGTCAGCCAGCAGTGCCAGTATGAGGAGCGCCCGTCAG AGACAAATGAGAGTGAGAGTGATGTGCCAGCCAAGGCAGCTACACATGG GCCTCAGATTGAGCACGGCTTGAATCTCGCCTCCGTTTACTCGCATTACCTGAAAGACGGACGGAAAAAAGAGATCACCACCTGTCACTCAAAAACGGCCATCACCGTGGACTACATCTTCTACTCTCCGGCTGCGGGAGACGTCTCCGTACAGTCAG GGCGGGGCGCGGCGTGCGACCGAGGCCTgctcctgctggccaggctGGCGCTGGTGGACGAGGCGGTCCTCCAGGCGGCCAACGGGCTGCCCACCGAGCACAACTCCTCCGACCACCTGCCCCTGGTGGCGCGGTTCAGACTGCAGCGCTGA